TGCTGTCCCTGCGGGCGCGCGGCGCCGACGTCCGGGTGGTGTACGCCCCGATGGACGCCGTGCGCCTGGCCGCAGCGAACCCCGACCGGGAGGTCGTCTTCCTCGCGGTCGGCTTCGAGACGACGGCGCCCGCGAACGCCACGGCCGTCCTGCACGCGGCCCGGCTGGGGCTGACGAACTTCTCCATGCTGGTCAGCCATGTCCTGGTGCCGCCGGCGATGACCGCGCTGCTGGAGGACCCCGACTGCGAGGTGCAGGCGTTCCTGGCGGCCGGGCATGTGTGCGCGGTGATGGGCTGGACCGAGTACGAGCCGATCGCGGCCCGCTACCGGGTGCCGATCGTGGTGACCGGCTTTGAGCCGCTGGACCTCCTGGAGGGCGTCCTGATGGCCGTCCGGCAGCTGGAGGGGGGCCGCTTCGAGGTCGAGAACCAGTACGTACGGGCCGTGCGCCGCTCGGGCAACACCGACGCCCAGGAGGCCGTACGGAAGGTCTTCCAGGTCACCGACCGGTCCTGGCGCGGCATCGGGGCGCTGCCGGACAGCGGGCTCGAACTCGCCGACGCCTACGCCGGGTTCGACGCCGCCCGCCGGTTCGACGTGGGCGGGCTGCGGCCCGTGGAGGACCCCGAGTGCATCGCGGGCGCCATCCTGACCGGCGCCCGGCTGCCCACCGACTGTCCCGCGTACGGCACCCGCTGCACGCCCCGTCATCCCCTCGGCGCGCCCATGGTGTCGTCCGAGGGCACGTGTGCCGCCTTCCACGCGGCCGGACGCACCGCTTCGGCGAGGAGCACACCATGACCATCGAATGCCCGACTCCCCGGCACGAGGAGGAGGTCGTGCTGCTGGGCCACGGCGCCGGCGGCCGGCTCACCGAGGAACTCCTCGACACGCTGGTGCTGCCCGCGGTCGGCGAGACCGAGGGGCCGCTGGAGGACGCGGCGCTGCTGCCGGGCCGGCCGGACCTGGTGATGAGCACCGACAGCTTCGTCGTCAGCCCGCTGTTCTTCCCCGGCGGGGACATCGGGTCCCTCGCCGTGCACGGCACCATCAACGACCTGGCGATGCGGGGCGCCCGGCCGCTCGCGCTGTCCGTCTCCCTGATCATCGAGGAGGGGCTGCCGCTGTCCGAACTGCGGGCGGTGATGGCCTCGTTGGGCAAGGCGGCCCAGGACGCGGGGGTGCCCGTGATCACCGGCGACACCAAGGTCGTGGGCCGGGGCGCCGCCGACCGGCTGTTCATCAACACCACCGGGGTCGGGCAGCGGCATGCGCCGATGTGCCCGTCGGCGGCGAACGCCCGCCCCGGTGACGTGGTCCTGCTGTCCGGGCCGATCGGGCTGCACGGCACGACGGTGCTCAGCACCCGGGAGGGGCTGGGCTTCGAGGGGGACATCGCCTCCGACAGCCGTCCGCTGCACCGCCTGGTGCACGCCCTGGCGCCGCTCGGTGCCGCCGTGCACGTGCTGCGCGACCCCACGCGGGGCGGGCTGGCCGCCTCGCTCAACGAGATCGCCCGGGACTCGTCGGTGGCCGTGGAGATCGAGGAGAGCGCGGTTCCCGTGCCGCAGGCCGTCGCCTCCGCGTGCGACCTGCTCGGCCTGGATCCGCTGGTCGTCGCGAACGAGGGCTGCATGGTGGCGTTCGTCGAGCCGGAAGCCGCCGAGGAGGCGCTGACGGCGATGCGGTCGGTGCCGGAGGGCGCGCAGTCGGTCCGGATCGGCGAGGTACTGCACGAGGGCCCGCTGGGCCGGGCGACCCTGCGGACGCTGGTGGGCGCCCGCCGCATCGTGGAAATGCCACTCGGCGAGCAGTTGCCGCGCATCTGCTGAGCACCGGGCGCGCAGGTCGGCCACTGGCGCCGCGGCCGCGACTCACTCGCCGAGGTGGCGCCCCGGTTCAAGACCGGCGCCGCCCGGCTGACCCGAGCACGCCGACCCCGCCCCACCAAGGGCGGCCCCGCGGCCCTGGCCGGACAGAGCACCGGCGACCCCGTCGGCACCCGCGGCACCCGAAAGCGCCGCCGTGAAGACGAAGATGCGGCGATCCGGCCTCCGCTCGGACGTCGACGCCCGTCGTCGACGAGGTCAGGAGCGCGGCTCTGCCCGGCCCGCGTCGGACCGCCGGCCGGAAAGGCGTCAGCGTGTCTTTCCGCCCCACTGCCGGTCCACGCGGGCCCACTCGGTGTCCCACTGCACCAGGCGGCGTCGGTCGAGCAGGGTGCACATCCCCGAGCCGGTGAGGAGCACCACTCCGGCGACGGTCACGCCGGCCAGTGTGCCCAGCACCACGGCCTGGAACCGCGCCTGGCCGACGCCCGCGGGCTCGGGCACGAGCCGGTCCTGGGCGTCCAGCCAGATCCGGGTGGTGCTGCCGGCCCTGCTCGCGGCCGCGACCCGGGTGACGCCCGTGCGCGGCGTCCCGTCTGCCGCGGTCCAGCGCACGGTGGCCCAGGCGCGGGCGTCGCCGACGCCGTCGACGGAGGAGGTGCCGCTCTCCGCGTCCTTGGTCAACACGGCCCGTACGGAGTGCCGTTCGGCCCGCAGTCCGGCGCTGTCGCGCTCGATGGCGCCAGCCGCGCCCAGGCCCGCGGCGACGGCCGCCAGCAGAGCCAGCGTCCACACGGCCAGCAGCAGCCAGGCCTCCACCAGGTAGCTGGGGCGCCTGAGCGGGTTGCGCCGCAGCCGCCACCAGCGCTTCCTGGCCGGTCGTACGTGCCGTACCGCGGCCATCGTCACCACCGGACCAACGCGTCGTCCCGGACGAGGACTTCGGAGGCCGGACGGCGGGCAGTGGTCCACACTTGCGCCGGGACACCCAGCCGCAGCACCATCTGCGGGAAGTTCCCGGCGGCCAGGCGCCGACGCAACTCGGCGCGGATCTCGGGGAGTTCGAGCGGCTGGGTGTGGAAGGCGGCCATGACGTGGCGAGCGGCGGCGGACAGCAGCACACGCTGCAGCGCCTGTCCGGCCCGCAGCCAGTCCATCCGGCCGTCGCGCGGCGTGGACAGCACGGCGACGGTGCCGGTGCCGAGTCCGCGCCGGCGGGCGGGGACGATGAACCGCCGTGCCAGGTCGAGGTAGTCCCGGCCTGCGAGGAGCGTGGCGTCCGGGTGGAAGCGGGCCGCGTCGGCGGGCACCTTGTCGGGACCGACGCTGCGCGTGACCTCCCAGCTGTGGCCGGCGTCCGCCCGGTGCGCGTCCTCGGCGGTGCGCACCAGGCGCGCGATCAGGTCCAGTTCCTCGGGTTCCTCCAGGACGTGGAGGACGGCGCCCTCCATCCGGGCTTGTTCGCGCAGGTCGTCGAGGAGCCCGCTGGGCAGCGCCAGGGAGGCGAAGGGTCCGCGGTGGGTGTGGCGGTGGGGCATGGCGTCGATCAGCTGCGCCTCGTCGGCGGTGGCCGGGGCGTGCACGGCGAAGCCCACGCGGGCCAGGAAGGTGGAGTCGCCGGGCCGCGGCAGCAGATCCACGGACGGCTGGAAGCCGAGGTGGCGCACGGCCATCCGCGTGTTGAACAGGGCCGCTCCGCAGGCGATGACCATCTCCCGGCCGCCGGGGTCGGTGAGGATCATGCGCCGTCCGCCGTCCGCGTGCACCTCGAAGCCGTGGTCGTGGCCCTCCTCGACGAAGAACCAGGGCTGGCTGTTGTGTGGGGAGGGCGCGAGGGAGGCGGCACGGGCCAGGTGAACCGCCGCGTGGCCGGACTTCTCGTACGACACGGTCATGGTGGATCCCGCCTTTCGCGAACCGTCCA
Above is a genomic segment from Streptomyces sp. SLBN-31 containing:
- the hypD gene encoding hydrogenase formation protein HypD, translated to MKYLDEYRDPALARRLLEELRRTAGRPWRIMEVCGGQTHTLVRQGIDELLPAGMRMIHGPGCPVCVTPLETLDRAMAIAARPGVIFTSFGDMLRVPGSETDLLSLRARGADVRVVYAPMDAVRLAAANPDREVVFLAVGFETTAPANATAVLHAARLGLTNFSMLVSHVLVPPAMTALLEDPDCEVQAFLAAGHVCAVMGWTEYEPIAARYRVPIVVTGFEPLDLLEGVLMAVRQLEGGRFEVENQYVRAVRRSGNTDAQEAVRKVFQVTDRSWRGIGALPDSGLELADAYAGFDAARRFDVGGLRPVEDPECIAGAILTGARLPTDCPAYGTRCTPRHPLGAPMVSSEGTCAAFHAAGRTASARSTP
- the hypE gene encoding hydrogenase expression/formation protein HypE; the encoded protein is MTIECPTPRHEEEVVLLGHGAGGRLTEELLDTLVLPAVGETEGPLEDAALLPGRPDLVMSTDSFVVSPLFFPGGDIGSLAVHGTINDLAMRGARPLALSVSLIIEEGLPLSELRAVMASLGKAAQDAGVPVITGDTKVVGRGAADRLFINTTGVGQRHAPMCPSAANARPGDVVLLSGPIGLHGTTVLSTREGLGFEGDIASDSRPLHRLVHALAPLGAAVHVLRDPTRGGLAASLNEIARDSSVAVEIEESAVPVPQAVASACDLLGLDPLVVANEGCMVAFVEPEAAEEALTAMRSVPEGAQSVRIGEVLHEGPLGRATLRTLVGARRIVEMPLGEQLPRIC
- a CDS encoding Acg family FMN-binding oxidoreductase, with product MTVSYEKSGHAAVHLARAASLAPSPHNSQPWFFVEEGHDHGFEVHADGGRRMILTDPGGREMVIACGAALFNTRMAVRHLGFQPSVDLLPRPGDSTFLARVGFAVHAPATADEAQLIDAMPHRHTHRGPFASLALPSGLLDDLREQARMEGAVLHVLEEPEELDLIARLVRTAEDAHRADAGHSWEVTRSVGPDKVPADAARFHPDATLLAGRDYLDLARRFIVPARRRGLGTGTVAVLSTPRDGRMDWLRAGQALQRVLLSAAARHVMAAFHTQPLELPEIRAELRRRLAAGNFPQMVLRLGVPAQVWTTARRPASEVLVRDDALVRW